One Methylocaldum marinum DNA window includes the following coding sequences:
- a CDS encoding ABC transporter substrate-binding protein produces MKLRVAAVVAVFVAGSADAASVRIGIGHQSMCTDTYSAGVIVKELKLIEKYLPKDGKYKRVKYSLDWKDYTSGPPITNMMLANKLDFGVMGDYPLIVNGAKFQETRKMRSLYIAGTGYNMRGSGNALVVPVGSDAYSFEDLKNREVSVPEGSAAWGMTLKAMHDIGLSSDVIKLKNQSPPVGAANIANQKIAAHADFCPWPEIMEFQGTGRKIYDGSETGVPYLHGVVVRKDYADKYPEVVVAFMKAIIEAGNWVQEDPVGAAESLEKWTGVPKEVQYLYFGKGGTLTLDPTIKKPWIDALTLQHGVLAREKAIPPLNMDEWIDDRFIRQAYAESGLDYEAQARQMVDPKSANKALPPAEIWHPGKGIESYASVADMLKATADYEAAGQAINASYVYDELTGLKLFGKVAFYVKTADGVFKTFMRKPDAVAYADRSGGSLLGIKEAVGSMKGAGLNAASAEGQ; encoded by the coding sequence ATGAAGTTGAGAGTAGCCGCCGTAGTGGCCGTATTCGTGGCCGGTAGCGCAGATGCCGCGTCCGTGCGCATCGGCATCGGGCATCAGAGCATGTGTACCGATACCTATTCCGCGGGCGTGATCGTCAAGGAACTGAAGCTGATCGAAAAATACCTGCCCAAGGACGGCAAATACAAACGTGTGAAATATAGCCTCGACTGGAAGGATTACACGTCGGGACCGCCGATTACCAACATGATGCTGGCCAACAAGCTTGATTTCGGCGTCATGGGGGACTACCCGCTGATCGTCAACGGTGCCAAGTTCCAGGAAACCAGGAAAATGCGCTCGCTGTATATCGCGGGCACCGGTTACAACATGCGCGGCTCCGGTAATGCCCTGGTGGTTCCGGTCGGGTCCGACGCCTACAGTTTCGAGGACCTCAAGAACCGGGAAGTTTCGGTACCGGAGGGTAGTGCCGCCTGGGGAATGACGCTGAAGGCGATGCACGACATCGGCCTGTCCTCCGACGTCATCAAACTCAAGAATCAGAGTCCGCCGGTAGGCGCCGCCAACATCGCGAACCAGAAGATCGCGGCCCACGCCGACTTTTGTCCCTGGCCCGAAATCATGGAATTTCAAGGGACCGGCCGCAAGATCTACGACGGCAGCGAGACCGGCGTGCCCTATCTGCACGGGGTGGTGGTGCGCAAGGATTACGCCGATAAATATCCGGAAGTGGTGGTGGCCTTCATGAAAGCCATCATCGAAGCCGGCAACTGGGTCCAAGAAGACCCGGTAGGGGCCGCCGAAAGCCTGGAAAAATGGACCGGCGTTCCCAAGGAAGTGCAGTACCTCTATTTCGGCAAGGGCGGCACGCTGACCCTGGACCCCACGATCAAGAAGCCCTGGATCGACGCGCTGACGCTTCAGCATGGCGTGCTCGCCCGGGAAAAAGCCATTCCGCCCCTGAACATGGACGAATGGATAGACGACCGCTTCATCAGGCAGGCCTACGCCGAATCGGGCCTGGATTACGAGGCGCAGGCGCGGCAGATGGTGGATCCCAAATCAGCCAACAAGGCCCTGCCGCCCGCCGAAATCTGGCATCCCGGGAAGGGCATCGAATCCTACGCCAGCGTCGCCGACATGCTCAAGGCTACGGCCGACTACGAGGCGGCGGGACAAGCGATCAACGCCAGCTATGTGTATGACGAATTAACCGGCCTCAAGCTGTTCGGCAAGGTTGCCTTTTATGTCAAGACAGCGGATGGCGTGTTCAAGACCTTCATGAGAAAGCCCGATGCCGTCGCCTACGCGGATCGCTCCGGTGGTTCCTTACTGGGAATCAAGGAGGCGGTCGGCAGTATGAAAGGGGCCGGATTGAACGCCGCGAGTGCCGAAGGGCAATAG
- a CDS encoding ABC transporter permease: protein MLAESSGSAAKPQDAEVPVSGRSRSPAPHESVIPRLLTGGSRFAVRMLSVLAAVILWQTASEQGWSFILNFENVPTPLVVGNEFVAQLATSDFYTHVLVSLRRIAISYVLAAFLGILCGILMGRFRIMEDILSVYIEILRPIPAVAWIPLAILMLPTEESSIIFITFLGAFFPIVINTVAGVEQTPPLLLRAARSLGASNTAILRHVILPGALPSIVTGLSIGMGVSWFSLLAGEIISGQYGIGYFTWTAYTLVEYPRIIIGMLVIGALGTFSTMLVRKGAGPLLRWQSKEGHRA, encoded by the coding sequence ATGTTGGCAGAATCAAGCGGCAGCGCAGCCAAACCCCAAGACGCCGAAGTGCCGGTGTCCGGCCGATCTCGATCGCCGGCCCCGCATGAATCCGTAATTCCCCGGCTGCTGACGGGAGGCTCCCGGTTCGCGGTACGCATGCTGTCGGTCCTGGCCGCGGTAATCCTTTGGCAAACCGCGTCGGAGCAGGGCTGGAGCTTCATCCTGAACTTCGAGAACGTGCCGACGCCGCTGGTGGTGGGGAACGAATTCGTGGCGCAGCTGGCCACATCCGACTTCTATACCCATGTTTTGGTCAGCCTTCGGCGCATTGCCATCAGCTACGTACTAGCCGCCTTCCTGGGAATCCTGTGCGGGATACTGATGGGGCGTTTCAGAATCATGGAAGACATCTTGTCGGTTTATATCGAAATCCTGCGTCCGATTCCCGCGGTCGCCTGGATTCCGCTGGCCATACTGATGCTGCCGACCGAGGAATCGAGCATCATCTTCATCACCTTCCTGGGGGCTTTCTTTCCCATCGTGATCAACACGGTGGCCGGCGTCGAACAGACCCCGCCGCTGCTGCTGCGGGCGGCCCGTTCGCTGGGCGCGAGCAACACCGCCATCCTGCGTCACGTGATCCTGCCGGGCGCGTTGCCGAGTATCGTCACCGGTCTGTCGATCGGCATGGGGGTTTCCTGGTTCTCACTGCTCGCCGGCGAAATCATCAGCGGCCAATACGGTATCGGCTATTTCACCTGGACCGCCTACACCCTGGTCGAGTATCCGAGAATCATCATCGGCATGCTCGTCATCGGCGCCCTGGGTACGTTCTCGACGATGCTGGTTCGCAAAGGCGCCGGTCCGCTGCTGCGCTGGCAGAGCAAGGAAGGGCATCGCGCCTGA
- a CDS encoding ABC transporter ATP-binding protein: MNLTVLKQKQPADAAYGTGIAHAKPKRIPATKGHVEIDDVSIQFGTGAARNAAVMNAGLDVRPGEFVCLLGPSGCGKSTLLNSVAGFVKPTRGEIRVDGAVVRKPGPERGMVFQQHSLFPWKTVQENVAFGPLMAGANRAEAESVARTFLGIVGLLRYADHFPATLSGGMQQRVGIARALANYPSVLLMDEPFGALDAQTRAMMQENLLELWSEFGTTVLFVTHDIDEAIFLGDRVVVMSASPGRVIEDIPIGLPRPRRPEVVTDDRFVKVKRRCLELIRQETLCAFSR, from the coding sequence ATGAACCTTACCGTCCTCAAACAAAAACAGCCGGCAGATGCCGCGTACGGAACCGGCATTGCTCACGCGAAACCCAAACGCATACCGGCGACCAAGGGCCACGTCGAGATCGACGATGTCAGCATTCAGTTCGGGACCGGGGCTGCCCGGAACGCCGCCGTCATGAATGCCGGGCTCGACGTGCGTCCCGGTGAATTCGTCTGCCTGCTGGGGCCTTCGGGCTGCGGAAAGTCCACGCTGCTCAACAGTGTCGCCGGTTTCGTGAAGCCGACCCGCGGCGAAATCAGGGTCGACGGCGCGGTGGTGCGCAAACCCGGTCCGGAGCGGGGCATGGTGTTCCAGCAGCATTCGCTGTTTCCGTGGAAAACGGTGCAGGAGAACGTCGCCTTCGGCCCCCTGATGGCCGGCGCCAACCGAGCCGAGGCCGAAAGCGTGGCAAGAACGTTCCTGGGAATCGTCGGCTTGCTGCGCTACGCCGATCATTTCCCGGCGACCCTTTCCGGCGGAATGCAGCAAAGGGTGGGTATCGCCAGAGCGCTCGCCAACTACCCTTCGGTGCTGCTGATGGACGAACCGTTCGGCGCCCTCGACGCCCAGACGCGCGCCATGATGCAGGAGAACCTGCTCGAGCTCTGGTCGGAATTCGGCACCACCGTACTGTTCGTCACCCACGACATAGACGAAGCCATCTTTCTCGGCGACCGGGTGGTGGTCATGAGCGCGAGCCCCGGGCGGGTGATCGAAGACATCCCGATCGGTTTGCCGCGCCCCCGCCGGCCGGAAGTGGTCACCGACGACCGATTCGTGAAAGTCAAGCGGCGCTGCCTGGAGTTGATCCGGCAGGAAACCTTGTGCGCTTTTTCCCGCTAG
- a CDS encoding aldo/keto reductase family protein, whose amino-acid sequence MKDKQFVRSVYGVPMPGILYGTAWKKERTAALVEQAITAGFRGIDTACQPKHYDEPGVGAGLAACLEAGLSRAELYVQSKFTPARGQDPDRMPYDPNASVTEQVARSFETSLKNLQTSYLDGLVLHSPYPDEPDTLEAWRAMEALYETGAVKQLGISNCYKLEQLEQLYRKATVKPAVVQNRFYAETEYDRDIRAFCRKHRIVYQSFWTLTANPKVLAHDTLQGLASKYQRTPAQVFFRYLTQIDIVPLTGTTSEAHMREDLAIFDFELTPGECDAVARLL is encoded by the coding sequence ATGAAAGACAAGCAATTCGTGCGGTCCGTTTACGGGGTGCCCATGCCCGGGATTCTGTACGGGACGGCCTGGAAAAAGGAGCGCACGGCGGCTCTGGTCGAACAGGCCATCACCGCGGGATTTCGCGGCATAGACACTGCCTGCCAGCCCAAGCATTATGACGAGCCGGGCGTCGGCGCCGGCCTGGCGGCTTGTCTCGAGGCCGGGTTGAGCCGCGCCGAACTCTATGTCCAGAGCAAATTCACGCCCGCGCGCGGACAGGATCCGGACCGCATGCCGTATGACCCGAACGCCTCAGTGACCGAGCAAGTCGCCCGGTCGTTCGAGACCTCCCTGAAGAATCTCCAGACCTCGTATCTCGATGGGCTGGTGCTGCATTCTCCTTACCCGGACGAACCGGACACCCTGGAAGCCTGGCGGGCCATGGAAGCGCTCTACGAAACCGGCGCCGTCAAGCAACTGGGCATCAGCAACTGCTATAAGCTCGAACAACTCGAGCAGCTCTATCGCAAGGCCACCGTCAAGCCCGCCGTGGTCCAGAACCGTTTCTACGCCGAGACCGAATACGACCGTGACATTCGCGCCTTCTGCCGGAAGCACCGGATCGTTTACCAGAGTTTCTGGACGCTCACCGCGAATCCCAAGGTGCTCGCCCACGACACCTTGCAGGGCCTGGCCTCGAAATACCAACGCACCCCCGCGCAGGTATTTTTTCGCTATTTGACCCAGATCGACATCGTCCCACTGACCGGCACCACCTCGGAAGCCCACATGCGGGAGGATCTCGCGATCTTCGACTTCGAACTGACACCCGGCGAGTGCGATGCGGTGGCGCGCTTGCTTTGA
- a CDS encoding discoidin domain-containing protein, which yields MNFPDKSQWTATASSGDPRAAINDSYSTQWACEAATDAWLEIDLGRNAIMGGLEVYWGRHAPKTYSFLSSLDGQVWTPLCATGHGEGGLDVFAFPATEARFVRWTCTDPEPERGLEIVEINLYAPDRAASAQEPGRVMALGRSPVTLPPGESITVDFGYTRSPLGVLVQWGAAYGTDFSVHLSDDGESFREVGRIILGNGDYDSFYWRTTTSRYLRFTVHEASAPEGAIVDELKLRILNKDRMPIGRLERAAKVARSDLYPQSLLGRQVYWTVLGEIDHAEDALFDEYGNLEPRFGSGQITPLLRLDGHLHGAPAASEIAQTLVDGALPIPCVTWSVREQELRVTALTQAGTALVEYRVTNFSDRPRQGALVLALRPVQINPYWQHGGHAVINAIAVDGKTMWVNDQAFAGFSSEPDVVTVAEFDEGDVITLIEKEPRQTGRSLRSDSGLVSAACEFGFHLAPGESASFLVSASLMDGIAPDAGVDFAGIREKVARQWRETIGPRRISVGDREVADTVEAQTGLILVNATRYAFKPGPRNYDRTWIRDGSSQALALLYAGLIEPAKRYVLWYSKRIYENGMVPPILNPDGSVNRGYGSDIEFDAQGQFVAIAADTYRFSRDRAFLDAIFEPVVRATRFIETLCAETNAAHGPETRFHGLLAPSISHEGYNKPTYSYWDDFFALRAWRDCAYLASEIGDAKIAAEAETKGRAFAANLARSLRMTTEALGTGLVHASADREDVDPTSTSIAFEPCRVEDVLPAEYIQATYDVYRDHLDVIRAPDFQGGFTPYEIRNLNAFVALGRTEDAFRVLKDALGWRRPPGWRHWAEVVWGDPRVPDYIGDMPHTWIGAEFATAIRRMLLRENGAMLELFRAVPDAWWEGEGITLNELPTYFGTVNLEARRDGPRLTVDLNLTGPAPERIVLRYPGARQALADGKPCGIDGDFITAPNWSRLVIE from the coding sequence ATGAATTTTCCCGACAAGAGCCAATGGACGGCGACAGCCAGCAGCGGAGATCCCCGAGCCGCCATCAATGATTCCTACTCCACGCAGTGGGCGTGCGAAGCCGCCACCGACGCTTGGCTCGAGATCGACCTGGGCCGGAACGCGATCATGGGAGGGCTCGAGGTTTATTGGGGCCGGCACGCGCCCAAGACGTATTCCTTCCTGTCCTCGCTCGACGGCCAGGTGTGGACGCCTCTTTGTGCCACCGGACACGGCGAAGGCGGGCTGGACGTGTTCGCATTTCCGGCGACGGAAGCCCGATTCGTGCGCTGGACGTGCACTGATCCGGAACCGGAACGGGGCCTCGAAATCGTCGAGATCAACTTGTACGCTCCGGACCGGGCCGCGTCCGCGCAAGAACCCGGCCGCGTCATGGCGCTGGGCCGTTCGCCGGTCACGCTTCCGCCCGGCGAGAGCATAACCGTCGATTTCGGCTATACCCGGTCTCCTCTCGGCGTGCTGGTCCAGTGGGGAGCGGCATACGGGACCGATTTTTCGGTGCATCTTTCCGACGACGGCGAAAGCTTCCGGGAGGTGGGCCGTATCATCCTCGGCAACGGCGACTACGACAGCTTTTACTGGCGGACCACGACCAGCCGCTATCTGCGCTTCACGGTTCACGAGGCGAGCGCTCCGGAAGGGGCGATCGTCGATGAACTCAAGCTCCGTATCCTGAACAAGGACCGAATGCCGATCGGCCGGCTGGAACGCGCGGCCAAAGTCGCCCGCAGCGATCTTTATCCGCAGTCTCTTCTCGGCCGGCAGGTCTATTGGACCGTGCTCGGAGAGATCGATCATGCCGAGGACGCCCTGTTCGACGAATACGGCAATCTCGAACCCCGGTTCGGATCCGGTCAGATCACCCCCTTGCTTCGATTGGACGGACATCTCCACGGCGCGCCCGCCGCTTCGGAAATCGCCCAAACTTTGGTCGACGGCGCACTGCCCATTCCCTGCGTCACATGGTCCGTACGGGAGCAGGAACTTCGCGTGACTGCCCTGACCCAGGCCGGTACGGCGCTGGTGGAATACCGCGTCACGAATTTTTCCGACCGGCCTCGGCAGGGGGCACTGGTCCTTGCCCTGCGTCCCGTCCAAATCAACCCGTACTGGCAGCATGGCGGTCACGCCGTCATCAACGCCATCGCCGTGGACGGAAAGACGATGTGGGTTAACGATCAGGCGTTTGCCGGGTTTTCGAGCGAACCGGACGTGGTGACGGTTGCGGAATTCGACGAGGGGGACGTGATCACACTCATCGAAAAGGAGCCCCGGCAGACCGGGCGCAGCCTTCGTTCCGATTCCGGCCTCGTGAGCGCCGCATGCGAGTTCGGTTTTCACCTGGCTCCGGGCGAATCCGCTTCGTTTCTCGTCTCGGCGTCTCTCATGGACGGCATCGCGCCGGACGCCGGGGTCGATTTTGCCGGCATTCGCGAGAAAGTCGCCCGACAGTGGCGCGAGACGATCGGCCCGCGCAGGATATCGGTGGGGGATCGTGAAGTCGCCGACACGGTCGAGGCACAGACCGGACTCATCCTGGTGAACGCCACCCGCTATGCCTTCAAGCCCGGTCCCCGCAATTACGACCGTACCTGGATACGTGACGGCTCCTCGCAGGCGCTTGCGCTGCTCTACGCCGGTCTGATCGAGCCGGCCAAACGCTACGTGCTGTGGTACTCGAAACGCATCTATGAAAACGGCATGGTGCCGCCCATCCTCAATCCGGACGGCAGCGTGAACCGCGGTTACGGCAGCGACATCGAGTTCGACGCCCAAGGCCAGTTCGTGGCGATTGCCGCCGATACCTACCGCTTCAGCCGGGACCGCGCCTTCCTGGATGCGATCTTCGAACCCGTGGTCCGGGCGACCCGATTCATCGAGACGCTCTGCGCCGAAACCAACGCCGCGCACGGGCCGGAAACCCGGTTCCACGGGCTGCTGGCCCCGTCCATCAGTCACGAGGGTTACAACAAGCCGACCTACAGCTACTGGGACGATTTTTTCGCCCTGCGCGCGTGGCGCGATTGCGCGTACCTGGCCTCCGAGATCGGTGATGCGAAGATAGCCGCCGAGGCCGAGACCAAGGGGCGGGCGTTCGCGGCAAACCTGGCCCGCTCGCTGCGCATGACCACCGAAGCGCTGGGGACGGGGCTGGTTCATGCGTCCGCCGATCGCGAGGACGTCGACCCCACCTCGACCTCGATCGCCTTCGAACCCTGCCGGGTGGAAGACGTGCTTCCGGCCGAGTACATTCAGGCGACCTACGATGTGTATCGCGACCATCTCGATGTCATCCGCGCGCCCGACTTTCAAGGGGGCTTTACGCCGTACGAGATTCGCAATCTGAACGCGTTCGTGGCTCTCGGCCGAACCGAGGATGCTTTCCGGGTCCTGAAGGATGCGCTCGGCTGGCGAAGACCCCCCGGTTGGCGGCATTGGGCCGAAGTCGTCTGGGGCGATCCGCGCGTGCCGGATTATATCGGCGATATGCCGCACACCTGGATAGGCGCCGAATTCGCCACCGCGATCCGCCGGATGCTGCTGCGGGAAAACGGCGCCATGCTCGAGCTGTTTCGGGCCGTTCCCGATGCCTGGTGGGAGGGAGAGGGTATAACACTGAACGAGCTGCCGACCTACTTCGGAACGGTCAATCTCGAAGCCCGCCGCGACGGGCCGCGGCTGACGGTCGATCTGAACCTGACCGGCCCCGCGCCGGAACGGATCGTCCTGCGCTATCCGGGCGCAAGGCAAGCCCTGGCCGACGGCAAGCCCTGCGGGATCGACGGCGATTTCATCACGGCGCCGAATTGGAGCCGGCTCGTGATCGAGTAG
- a CDS encoding GntR family transcriptional regulator: protein MKTINEGTTRTSPQPLYVQIKEALKRRILEGEYAPHEQLPSENALMAAFGVSRITVRQALRDLHSEGLVFSAQGKGTFVRKPKAVQDLHRLEGLGEAMTPKGYETSARLIGIQERRPTREIRENLRLKPEDEVIEVKRVRYLNREPISVDLSYFPSQLGLRLFGRDLTADIFPMLENELGIPLGAADIKLEALLADDETIRLLGMSPGDPIMRVERLTYDRAGNPIDFEYLSFRGDAYQYRFRIDRN from the coding sequence ATGAAAACGATCAACGAAGGGACTACCCGCACCTCGCCTCAGCCGCTCTACGTACAAATCAAGGAGGCGCTGAAACGCCGCATCCTGGAAGGCGAATACGCGCCGCATGAACAACTTCCCTCGGAAAACGCGCTGATGGCGGCCTTCGGCGTGAGCCGCATCACCGTCCGCCAGGCATTGCGCGATCTGCACAGCGAGGGCCTGGTGTTCAGCGCCCAGGGCAAAGGGACTTTTGTCAGAAAACCCAAGGCCGTCCAGGACCTCCATCGCTTGGAAGGGCTGGGCGAAGCCATGACCCCCAAGGGTTACGAGACTTCCGCCCGGCTGATCGGCATCCAGGAGCGCCGTCCGACCCGGGAAATCCGCGAAAACCTGCGCCTGAAACCCGAGGACGAAGTCATCGAAGTCAAGCGGGTGCGCTACCTGAACCGCGAGCCGATCTCGGTGGACCTCAGCTATTTCCCGTCGCAACTGGGACTCCGCCTGTTCGGGCGGGATCTCACGGCGGACATCTTCCCCATGCTGGAGAACGAATTGGGCATTCCCCTGGGGGCGGCCGACATCAAGCTGGAGGCGCTCCTCGCCGATGACGAAACCATCCGGCTGCTGGGCATGTCGCCCGGCGATCCCATCATGCGCGTGGAACGGCTGACCTACGACCGGGCCGGAAATCCCATCGACTTCGAGTACCTCTCCTTCCGCGGAGATGCGTACCAATACCGTTTCCGGATCGACCGGAACTAG
- a CDS encoding SAM-dependent methyltransferase, with amino-acid sequence MVMKLEKVVPFGRSLAEYKSMFALSEADLDKTIVGVGDGPASFNAEMFGMGKSVVSVDPLYVFSSDEIEKQFYSVVDAIIAQVEASSDDWVWTYHESPEHLKENRVNVLRRFLSDYETGKREGRYVVGELPSIDFGKRAFQLALCSHFLFLYSDHLSYDFHRASVREMLRLAPEARIFPLLTLMLQPPPYLQPLIEELASEGFEVTVEKVDYELQRGGNEMLRIRTRA; translated from the coding sequence ATGGTCATGAAACTGGAAAAGGTCGTCCCCTTCGGCCGCTCCCTGGCGGAGTACAAAAGCATGTTCGCGTTGTCCGAGGCCGACCTCGACAAGACCATTGTCGGCGTCGGCGACGGTCCGGCGAGTTTCAATGCCGAAATGTTCGGCATGGGCAAGTCGGTGGTTTCGGTTGATCCCTTGTACGTTTTCAGCTCCGACGAAATCGAAAAACAATTCTATTCGGTCGTTGATGCTATCATCGCCCAGGTCGAAGCCAGCTCCGACGATTGGGTTTGGACCTATCACGAGTCGCCGGAACATCTGAAAGAAAACCGCGTGAATGTCTTGCGCCGTTTCTTGTCCGACTACGAAACCGGAAAGCGTGAAGGGCGTTATGTCGTGGGCGAGCTACCGAGCATCGATTTCGGGAAACGTGCTTTCCAACTGGCGCTGTGTTCGCATTTCCTGTTTTTGTATTCGGACCATCTGAGCTATGACTTTCATCGGGCATCGGTACGCGAAATGCTGCGCCTGGCCCCGGAAGCGCGTATTTTTCCGCTGCTGACACTGATGTTGCAGCCGCCGCCCTACCTGCAGCCGCTGATCGAGGAACTCGCATCGGAAGGTTTCGAGGTGACGGTGGAGAAAGTCGATTACGAGTTGCAGAGAGGCGGTAATGAAATGCTGCGCATCCGAACGAGAGCCTGA
- a CDS encoding glucan biosynthesis protein produces MNQKLTRRGFLKSASLVALGGMFCNSACAARPTAIHGLRFGRAKPFSFDSLIERAAAMARAPYVSPPKPLPDIVQQIDYDAWGKIRYRPDYALFANGPSLYPATFFHVGQFFQKSVKMHVLEQGVAREILYSPKYFSMPKNSIAHKLPENTGFAGFRLQESRKRDDWRTQDWIAFLGASYFRAIGALGQYGLSARGVIVDSAEPTPEEFPDFTEFFIDGAPKEDQPVSVYALLNGPSLAGAYHFSIQRAEGVIQDVEMVLFLRKDIARLGLAPLTSMYWFSEKEKRRLEDWRPEVHDSDGLAIWNGSGERLWRPLINQPYAVTSSFSDQGPKGFGLLQRDRVFENYLDGVNYERRPSLWVEPLDDWGPGAVQLVELPTDDEIHDNIVAYWRPEGPASAGNSYRLRYRLHWMADEPYPAQVARCVATRVGRGGQPGKPRPRGVYKFCVEFAGPALDPLWGNSVKAEPIVTASSGTVSGAFIEPVPGTRRWRALFDLAPNGADPAELRLYIRGNGDALTETWLYQFRVRPD; encoded by the coding sequence ATGAATCAGAAGTTGACTCGACGCGGATTCCTGAAATCCGCTTCCCTGGTGGCTCTCGGGGGAATGTTTTGCAACTCGGCATGCGCCGCCAGGCCGACTGCGATCCACGGGCTGCGCTTCGGTCGCGCCAAGCCGTTTTCCTTTGATTCGCTGATCGAACGCGCGGCCGCCATGGCCAGGGCGCCCTACGTATCGCCTCCCAAACCCCTGCCCGATATCGTTCAGCAAATCGATTACGATGCTTGGGGAAAAATCCGCTATCGCCCGGATTATGCTTTGTTCGCAAACGGGCCGTCCCTCTATCCCGCCACGTTTTTTCACGTCGGCCAGTTCTTTCAGAAATCGGTCAAGATGCACGTTCTGGAACAGGGCGTGGCCCGGGAAATCTTGTACAGCCCCAAGTATTTCTCGATGCCCAAGAACAGCATCGCTCACAAGCTGCCTGAAAACACCGGGTTTGCAGGCTTTCGTTTGCAGGAATCCCGGAAACGGGACGACTGGCGCACCCAGGACTGGATTGCCTTTCTCGGCGCCTCGTATTTCCGGGCTATCGGCGCTTTGGGCCAGTACGGGCTGTCCGCCCGCGGCGTCATCGTGGACAGCGCCGAACCGACGCCTGAGGAATTTCCGGATTTCACCGAATTCTTCATCGACGGCGCTCCGAAAGAAGACCAGCCCGTATCGGTTTATGCGCTTTTGAACGGACCCAGCCTCGCCGGCGCCTATCATTTCTCGATTCAACGTGCCGAAGGCGTGATACAGGATGTCGAGATGGTTCTGTTTCTGCGCAAGGACATCGCCCGGCTGGGTCTCGCTCCGCTCACCTCCATGTATTGGTTCAGCGAAAAGGAGAAACGCCGGCTCGAGGATTGGCGCCCGGAAGTTCACGATTCCGACGGGCTGGCGATCTGGAACGGGAGCGGCGAACGGCTTTGGCGTCCCTTGATCAATCAGCCCTACGCGGTGACTTCAAGTTTCTCGGACCAGGGGCCCAAAGGGTTCGGCCTGCTGCAGCGCGATCGCGTGTTCGAGAACTACCTGGACGGCGTCAATTACGAGCGGCGACCCAGCCTGTGGGTGGAACCGCTGGATGACTGGGGCCCCGGCGCAGTTCAGTTGGTGGAACTGCCCACCGACGACGAAATCCACGACAACATCGTGGCGTACTGGCGGCCGGAGGGTCCGGCGAGTGCCGGCAATAGCTACCGGCTGCGCTACCGATTGCACTGGATGGCCGACGAGCCCTACCCCGCGCAGGTGGCGCGCTGCGTGGCGACCCGCGTCGGGCGCGGAGGACAGCCGGGCAAACCGCGGCCCCGGGGCGTGTACAAGTTTTGTGTCGAATTCGCGGGTCCGGCCCTGGATCCGCTGTGGGGGAATTCGGTCAAGGCCGAACCGATCGTGACCGCATCCAGCGGCACGGTCAGCGGCGCCTTCATCGAGCCCGTACCGGGGACGCGCCGCTGGAGGGCGCTCTTCGACCTCGCCCCGAACGGCGCCGATCCGGCGGAACTCCGGCTCTATATACGTGGCAACGGCGACGCGCTGACCGAAACCTGGCTTTACCAGTTCCGGGTCCGCCCGGACTAA